In a genomic window of Erigeron canadensis isolate Cc75 chromosome 5, C_canadensis_v1, whole genome shotgun sequence:
- the LOC122599420 gene encoding asparagine--tRNA ligase, chloroplastic/mitochondrial: MATAALSPATVSLRLKPFSTTVRFLSIYNHHHHHPTPTKLSHQTLLKNPQNHHSPRFSINNTTHKRFFSISATVSSGETAEKPKTEQRVGEFRKRLRIVDIKGGENEGLDRLGDTLTVRGWVRTLRVQSSVTFIEVNDGSCLSNMQCVIDSDAEGYDQVESGLIATGASVCVQGVVVPSQGKKQKVELKIHKLVTVGKSDPSFPIQKKKVTREFLRSKAHLRPRTNTFGAVARVRNALAYATHKFFQDNGFVWVSSPIITASDCEGAGEQFCVTTLIPTSKEVIDSPADAIPRTEKGLIDWSQDFFEKPAFLTVSGQLNAETYATALSDVYTFGPTFRAENSNTSRHLAEFWMIEPELAFADLNDDMACATAYLQYVVKHVLENCKEDMDFFNNWIEKGIIDRLNDVVEKSFVQLTYTDAVELLLKSKKKFEFPVTWGADLQSEHERYITEKAFNGCPVIITDYPKDIKAFYMRQNDDGKTVAAMDLLVPRVGELIGGSQREERLDYLENRLSEMNLNKESFWWYLDLRRYGTVPHAGFGLGFERLVQFATGIDNIRDTIPFPRAPGSAEF; the protein is encoded by the exons ATGGCCACGGCGGCGTTATCTCCGGCCACCGTTTCCCTCCGTCTAAAACCCTTTTCCACCACCGTCCGCTTCCTTTCGATATacaaccatcaccaccaccacccaacACCCACTAAACTCAGCCACCAAACACTCCTCAAAAACCCACAAAACCACCACTCTCCAAGATTCTCAATAAACAACACAACCCACAAACGATTCTTCTCGATATCCGCTACCGTGTCGTCTGGAGAAACCGCTGAGAAGCCGAAAACCGAACAAAGAGTTGGGGAGTTTCGGAAAAGGTTGAGAATTGTTGATATCAAAGGAGGGGAAAATGAGGGTTTGGATAGATTAGGGGACACGTTGACTGTTCGAGGCTGGGTTCGAACTCTTCGTGTGCAAAGCAGTGTTACTTTCATTGAG GTGAATGATGGTTCATGTCTCTCGAACATGCAGTGTGTGATTGACTCAGATGCTGAAGGTTATGATCAG GTGGAGAGTGGTCTGATAGCCACCGGTGCATCAGTTTGTGTACAAGGAGTTGTGGTTCCCAGTCAAGGAAAGAAGCAAAAAGTAGAGTTGAAGATTCACAAACTTGTTACG GTTGGTAAAAGCGATCCATCATTTCCTATCCAGAAGAAAAAAGTCACCCGAGAATTTTTAAGAAGCAAGGCGCATCTTCGTCCTAGAACAAACACTTTTGGTGCG GTTGCAAGGGTAAGGAATGCTTTGGCCTATGCTACACATAAATTTTTTCAAGACAATGGGTTTGTTTGGGTCTCAAGTCCAATCATTACCGCTTCAGATTGTGAAGGAGCCGGCGAGCAATTTTGTGTAACAACATTG ATACCAACCTCTAAAGAAGTCATTGATTCTCCGGCTGATGCCATTCCAAGAACAGAAAAAGGTTTAATTGATTGGTCACAA gatttttttgaaaaaccggCATTCTTGACGGTCTCTGGTCAACTTAATGCTGAAACATACGCGACCGCTCTTTCTGAT GTGTATACGTTTGGTCCTACATTTCGGGCAGAAAATTCCAACACGTCTAGACATTTGGCTGAATTCTGG ATGATTGAGCCTGAGCTTGCATTTGCGGACCTGAACGATGACATGGCCTGTGCCACTGCCTATCTCCAGTATGTC GTGAAACATGTTCTTGAAAATTGCAAGGAAGATATGGATTTTTTCAATAACTGGATTGAGAAAGGAATCATCGACCGTTTGAAT GATGTGGTCGAGAAAAGCTTTGTGCAATTGACTTATACTGATGCTGTCGAACTGCTTTTAAAGTCAAAGAAGAAATTTGAGTTTCCG GTAACATGGGGTGCTGATTTGCAAAGTGAGCACGAGCGGTACATAACTGAGAAGGCTTTTAATGGTTGCCCTGTTATTATAACAGATTACCCAAAG GATATCAAGGCATTCTACATGCGGCAAAATGATGATGGAAAAACTGTTGCAGCCATGGATTTGCTGGTTCCTCGg GTTGGTGAGCTTATTGGTGGAAGTCAAAGGGAAGAACGTCTTGATTACCTAGAAAATCGCCTTAGTGAAATGAATCTCAACAAGGAGAGCTTTTGGTGGTACCTGGATCTTCGGCGTTATGGCACAG TTCCACATGCAGgttttgggttgggttttgagagGCTTGTACAATTTGCCACTGGAATAGATAACATTCGAGACACAATACCATTTCCCCGAGCACCTGGCTCTGCTGAATTTTGA
- the LOC122600139 gene encoding V-type proton ATPase subunit F, with the protein MANRAQIPNNNSALIAMIADEDTVTGFLLAGVGNVDLRRKTNYLIVDSKTTVKQIEDSFKEFTTRDDVAIVLISQYVANMIRFLVDSYNKPVPAILEIPSKDHPYDPAHDSVLSRVKYLFNTESVAGDRR; encoded by the exons ATGGCTAACCGAGCTCAAATCCCTAATAACAACTCTGCACTTATCGCTATGATTGCCGATGAG GACACTGTAACTGGATTTTTACTTGCTGGAGTTGGAAATGTTGACTTGAGGCGGAAGACAAATTATCTGATTGTGGATTCAA aaACAACCGTGAAGCAAATTGAGGACTCTTTCAAAGAATTCACTACAAGAGACGATGTAGCGATAGTCTTGATTAGTCAATAT GTTGCAAATATGATAAGGTTCTTAGTCGATAGCTACAATAAACCAGTCCCAgcaattttggagattccttcAAAGGACCACCCTTATGATCCTGCACATGATTCTGTGCTATCGCGTGTCAAGTACCTCTTCAATACTGAATCTGTTGCCGGTGATAGGCGTTga
- the LOC122600224 gene encoding peroxisome biogenesis protein 19-1-like, translating into MAEQHPDDLDQLLDSALDDFQTLNLASLSSQRDGGENKAEASSLSIGGQGLGLGLGSGLPDLKSKNKGKQKVAPKDSHASETLNKLREQTRETVKGLESIAGLKPGGVDGLGDDKMMEDLVKQFEELAQSQDMESIVETMMQQLLSKEVLHEPMKEIGERYPKWLEDNKSKLSQEEYNRYFHQHELIKDLNVVYDNEPGNFNKIIELMQKMQECGQPPNDIVKELAPDFDISALGQLSPEMMADAQQNCCIM; encoded by the exons atggcTGAACAACATCCAGATGATTTAGACCAACTTCTTGACA GTGCTTTGGATGATTTTCAGACCTTAAATCTTGCTTCTTTATCTTCTCAAAG GGATGGTGGAGAGAACAAAGCTGAGGCTTCTTCATTGAGCATTGGAGGTCAAGGATTGGGATTGGGGTTAGGGTCAGGTTTGCCTGATTTGAAAAGTAAGAACAAAGGAAAGCAAAAGGTGGCACCAAAAGATTCACATGCTTCAGAGACTCTGAATAAATTGAGAGAGCAGACTAGGGAGACTGTTAAAGGTTTGGAATCTATTGCGGGTTTGAAACCAGGTGGTGTTGATGGATTGGGTGACGACAAAATGATGGAGGATTTGGTCAAGCAGTTTGAGGAACTGGCTCAATCTCAG GATATGGAGTCTATAGTAGAGACTATGATGCAGCAGCTATTGTCTAAAGAAGTTCTTCATGAACCCATGAAAGAAATTGGAGAACGATACCCGAAATGGTTAGAAGACAATAAATCTAAACTAAGCCAAGAAGAGTACAATCGGTACTTTCATCAGCATGAGCTCATAAAGGATTTAAATGTAGTTTATGACAATGAGCCTGGTAATTTTAACAAGATTATTGAGCTCATGCAAAAGATGCAAGAATGTGGTCAACCCCCGAATGATATAGTGAAAGAGCTCGCTCCTGATTTTGATATATCGGCTCTTGGTCAATT ATCACCTGAAATGATGGCCGATGCTCAACAGAACTGTTGTATAATGTGA